The Streptomyces sp. HUAS MG91 sequence GATCGGTGACGGCAAGGTCTGGGCGGTTCCCGTCGAGACGGCCGTGAGGGTCAGGACCGGTGAGCGCGGACCGGACGCGCTGTAAGAGCCGAACCGGCTGGCAAAGGACGGGAGTCGCTGGGTGACGAGTGTGAACGACGTAACGACCGAAGCATCGGACGACAAACCCAGCGGCTATGCGGCGGCCCGGCTGCGTCTCCTCCAAGGAGGAGCGCAGTCCGGGCCGCCGCGCCGTTCGGCCCTCGCCGAGCTGACCGACGACTGGCTGACCGAGCTGTTCGGCCAGGGCGCGCAGGGCGTCGCGCTGGTCGCCGTCGGCGGCTACGGACGGGGCGAACTCTCCCCGCGCAGCGACCTCGATCTGCTCCTGCTGCACGACGGCACCGCCGACCCCGGAGAGATCGCCGCCCTCGCCGACCGCGTCTGGTACCCCGTCTGGGACCTGGGCCTCGCCCTCGACCACTCGGTGCGCACCCCCACTGAGGCCCGCAAGACCGCGGGCGACGACCTCAAGGTGCACCTGGGCCTGCTCGACGCCCGGCACATCGCGGGCGACCTGGGCCTGACGGCCGGGCTGCGCACCGCGATCCTCGCCGACTGGCGCAACCAGGCGCCCAAGCGGCTCCCCGAACTGCGCGAGATGTGCGAGGAGCGCGCCGAACGCCAGGGCGAGCTGCAGTACTTGCTCGAACCCGATCTGAAGGAGGCGCGCGGCGGCCTGCGCGACGCGACGGCGCTGCGGGCCGTCGCCGCGTCCTGGCTCGCGGACGCCCCGCGCGAGGGGCTCGCCGACGCCCGGCGCCGGCTGCTCGACGTCCGGGACGCGCTGCATCTGACCACCGGCCGCGCGACCGACCGGCTCGCCCTCCAGGAGCAGGACCAGGTCGCCGCCGAACTGGGCCTGCTCGACGCCGACACCCTGCTCAGACAGGTGTACGAGGCCGCGCGCACCATCTCGTACGCCAGTGACGTCACCTGGCGCGAGGTCGGCCGGGTCCTCCAGTCGCGTGCCGTGCGGCCCCGGCTGCGCGCCATGCTCGGCGGCGGGAAGGCGGCGCCGGTGGAGCGTTCGCCGCTCGCCGAGGGCGTCGTCGAGATGGACGGCGAGGCCGTGCTCGCGCGGGCCGCCAAACCCGACCGCGACCCGGTCCTGCCGCTGCGCGCCGCCGCCGCGGCGGCCCAGGCGGGACTGCCGCTGTCGCTGCACGCGGTGCGCCGGATGGCCGCGGCGGCCCGGCCGCTGTCCACCCCCTGGCCCGCCGAGGCCCGCGAACAGCTCGTGACACTGCTCGGCGCCGGACGCTCCACCGTCGACGTGTGGGAGGCGTTGGAGGCCGAAGGGCTGATCACCCGGCTGCTCCCGGACTGGGAGCGGGTGCGGTGCCGCCCGCAGCGCAACGCCGTGCACACCTGGACCGTCGACCGGCACCTCGTCGAAACGGCGGTTCGCGCGAGCGAGCTGACCCGCCGCGTCGGCCGCCCCGACCTGCTCCTCGTGGCGGCGCTGCTGCACGACATCGGCAAGGGATGGCCGGGCGACCACTCGGTCGCGGGCGAGATCATC is a genomic window containing:
- a CDS encoding [protein-PII] uridylyltransferase, whose product is MTSVNDVTTEASDDKPSGYAAARLRLLQGGAQSGPPRRSALAELTDDWLTELFGQGAQGVALVAVGGYGRGELSPRSDLDLLLLHDGTADPGEIAALADRVWYPVWDLGLALDHSVRTPTEARKTAGDDLKVHLGLLDARHIAGDLGLTAGLRTAILADWRNQAPKRLPELREMCEERAERQGELQYLLEPDLKEARGGLRDATALRAVAASWLADAPREGLADARRRLLDVRDALHLTTGRATDRLALQEQDQVAAELGLLDADTLLRQVYEAARTISYASDVTWREVGRVLQSRAVRPRLRAMLGGGKAAPVERSPLAEGVVEMDGEAVLARAAKPDRDPVLPLRAAAAAAQAGLPLSLHAVRRMAAAARPLSTPWPAEAREQLVTLLGAGRSTVDVWEALEAEGLITRLLPDWERVRCRPQRNAVHTWTVDRHLVETAVRASELTRRVGRPDLLLVAALLHDIGKGWPGDHSVAGEIITRDVAARIGFDRADVAVLSSLVRHHLLLIETATRRDLEDPATVRAVADAVGSVGTLELLHALTEADALATGPAAWSSWRGSLVADLVKRVSAVLAGDEPLDPDAADPTAEQERLAVEAFRTGGPVLSLRAQTEAAAGPSDEPEPLGVELLIAVPDQPGVLPAVAGVLAMHRLTVRTAELRSLTLPEGVEGAVLLLNWRVAAEYGSLPQAARLRADLVRALDGSLDVAARLAERDAAYPRRRGVVAPPARVAVASAGSRLATVIEVRAQDAPGLLYRIGRALEASGVRVRSAHVSTLGANAVDAFYVTGADGVPLPSEEAASVAKGLEGALRG